One genomic window of Myxococcus stipitatus includes the following:
- a CDS encoding sigma-54-dependent transcriptional regulator translates to MSVRARVLVVDDHVEMGQMLREPLADAGYAVDVASGGAEAIGQLRAAVYDAVICDLRMKDVDGFDVLEAARKLDPDLPVLMMTAFGGVENAVEAMKRGAWHYFAKPFRLDEVRLYVGRALEERRLRAEHRTLKQQAADRGSLGAMVGRSASMRALYELVERVAWASSPVLVRGESGSGKELIARALHFEGTRREGPFVAVNCTALPHALLESELFGHVKGAFSGATSARRGLFVEADGGTLFLDEIGDMAPELQARLLRVLAEGEVRAVGADGSRTVDVRVVAATHQDLETRVKEGRFRADLFYRLNVVTLRAPPLRERPEDIPALTEHFLAQARTRNPRSPVQRFSQEATAALSALRWPGNVRELENLVERMVVLGTRETVDLEQLTPHLVDRGPEQHPLVEAQREVIPLRRLESEYIAWAISRCGGNKTRAAELLGIDVSTIHRRERSEGK, encoded by the coding sequence GCCATCGGCCAGCTGCGCGCGGCGGTGTACGACGCCGTCATCTGCGACCTGCGCATGAAGGACGTGGACGGCTTCGACGTGCTGGAGGCGGCGCGCAAGCTCGACCCGGACCTGCCGGTGCTGATGATGACGGCGTTCGGCGGCGTGGAGAACGCGGTGGAGGCGATGAAGCGCGGCGCGTGGCACTACTTCGCCAAGCCCTTCCGCCTGGACGAGGTGCGGCTGTACGTGGGCCGCGCGCTGGAGGAGCGCAGGCTGCGCGCCGAGCACCGCACCCTCAAGCAGCAGGCGGCGGACCGGGGCAGCCTGGGCGCCATGGTGGGCCGCAGCGCGTCCATGCGGGCCCTCTACGAGCTGGTGGAGCGCGTGGCCTGGGCCTCGTCGCCCGTGCTGGTGCGGGGCGAGAGCGGCAGCGGCAAGGAGCTCATCGCCCGCGCCCTGCACTTCGAGGGGACGCGGCGCGAGGGGCCGTTCGTCGCCGTCAACTGCACCGCCCTGCCCCACGCCCTCCTGGAGAGCGAGCTGTTCGGCCACGTGAAGGGAGCGTTCTCCGGCGCGACGAGCGCCCGGCGGGGGCTCTTCGTGGAAGCGGACGGCGGCACGCTGTTCCTGGACGAGATTGGCGACATGGCGCCGGAGCTCCAGGCGCGACTGCTGCGCGTGCTCGCGGAGGGCGAGGTCCGCGCGGTGGGCGCGGACGGTTCGCGCACGGTGGACGTGCGCGTGGTGGCCGCCACGCACCAGGACCTGGAGACCCGGGTGAAGGAGGGACGCTTCCGCGCGGACCTCTTCTACCGGCTCAACGTGGTGACGCTGCGCGCCCCGCCGCTGCGAGAGCGGCCCGAGGACATCCCCGCGCTGACCGAGCACTTCCTCGCTCAGGCGCGCACCCGCAACCCCCGCTCCCCCGTGCAGCGCTTCTCGCAGGAGGCGACGGCGGCCCTGAGCGCCCTGCGCTGGCCCGGCAACGTCCGGGAGCTGGAGAACCTGGTGGAGCGCATGGTGGTGCTGGGCACCCGGGAGACGGTCGACCTGGAGCAATTGACCCCGCATCTGGTGGACCGCGGCCCGGAGCAGCACCCGCTCGTCGAGGCCCAGCGCGAGGTGATTCCCCTGCGCCGCCTGGAGAGCGAATACATCGCCTGGGCCATCTCCCGCTGCGGGGGGAACAAGACGCGCGCGGCGGAGCTGCTCGGCATCGACGTCTCCACCATCCACCGCCGCGAGCGGTCCGAAGGCAAATAG
- a CDS encoding OmpA family protein: MRPYLPLLLVVVSSVAGCAARSKVSTDSSETGVPPPTVATGPRVAPPVVETDERDALPLDLEPVYFELDSTTLRPEFQDTLLQVAEVLRRHPEARVDVTGHTCELGTTEYNLALGQRRASVVKDYLRRLGVDASRITTLSFGEERPLSSTALEKNRRAELDLSGGARARLGAE, from the coding sequence ATGCGCCCCTACCTCCCACTCCTCCTCGTCGTCGTCTCCAGCGTCGCGGGTTGCGCCGCGCGCTCCAAGGTCTCCACCGACTCCAGCGAGACCGGCGTCCCGCCCCCCACGGTGGCCACCGGCCCGCGCGTGGCGCCGCCTGTCGTCGAGACGGACGAGCGGGACGCGCTCCCGCTCGACCTGGAGCCGGTCTACTTCGAGCTGGACTCCACGACGCTGCGCCCCGAGTTCCAGGACACGCTGCTCCAGGTGGCGGAGGTGCTGCGTCGACATCCCGAGGCGCGGGTGGACGTCACCGGCCACACGTGTGAGCTGGGAACCACGGAGTACAACCTCGCGCTGGGCCAGCGGCGCGCGTCGGTGGTGAAGGACTACCTGCGCCGGCTCGGCGTGGACGCGTCGCGCATCACCACCCTCTCCTTCGGAGAGGAGCGCCCGCTGTCCTCGACCGCGCTGGAGAAGAACCGGCGCGCCGAACTGGACCTGTCCGGTGGGGCGCGCGCAAGGCTCGGCGCGGAATGA
- a CDS encoding DUF7594 domain-containing protein — translation MPASQEVEATRRDALVTRTLAIGAAADTHVVATAPTTSFGSSPTLEVDRSPEAEAYLRFFIVPFEGLVTTARLRVYAIDGSSDGPTAYDPRIAGRAWNELTTWETRPERSNDSLSSAGAVASGTWLELDVTDLRPSAYSFLDVHLRADSTDGVTLASSEHPDPALRPQLLLTLESAEDDPPYPARPVAISAPPSTFPSIADTYVSEDAPGSSEGGSATVLRVGGAPRREAHVRFEVQGLTENIQRAVLRMTVEDATQGGPSVYATEGAWTEAGTTWNTRPTRVGRALDRVPFLIGLGYVDYDVTAQVKGNGQVTFGLYGESDDAVAFFSREDSAALSPRLLVWTGAPRNPPGDPCLTREEVLTTSFVPSHDTYVTQPHPTTTYHREASLRVDDAPRANAYLDFDVQLGSRQVQRVLLQLYALDAANDGPKLYRVTPFAPATTDWNHRPDIIGSHVGDLGAVKRHQWVEYDVTDVVTTSGRYSFGLLQDSTDGLRFASVDASTKRLLDAAPRLVIISKSEPFCSYRGTLPSGTTAWTTQATRWEAERVRDTAPAPTGGFVVLSAVEQLPDSDYWRPQTDVVTLHRADGSVAWTREFAQPDVELRSVTVTALGNVLVAGEYSGAPDLGKGPLPQGRGMFVMKLTPAGAVDWTRGFTAWFETTEERLDNPMSVYDLATDAHGSAVVTGAFWGYTDFGAGPVYSGKPYPYDDEYPNSFVLKLQWDGVYQWARVLDADTLRGTHAGSVAVDSQENVTVGGWAGRGTDFGSGPIAEGSAFVARWSPTGAFLWAWTIPVPYSEVFSVGVSPDGGVVFSGNFDGRFTFAGQPHASREPDDYYDGNRAAMLGRLGPQGQELVLRHFAEENRYGNLAFDDLAVDASGSVITAQSGWGGILGLGAVGLPESVAPSRPTVAGFSVNLEPRWVRVLAPLQTHLRYGYAPPLFLTPLMDGVLLSGDLGVAFEMDGTWYTPTNLRMDPLHLKLRP, via the coding sequence GTGCCGGCTTCCCAGGAGGTCGAGGCCACGCGGCGTGACGCACTCGTCACGCGGACGTTGGCCATCGGCGCGGCGGCGGACACGCACGTGGTGGCGACAGCGCCCACCACGAGCTTCGGTTCGTCGCCGACGCTGGAGGTGGACCGGTCGCCCGAGGCGGAGGCGTACCTGCGCTTCTTCATCGTGCCGTTCGAGGGGTTGGTGACGACGGCGCGGCTGCGCGTCTATGCCATTGACGGGTCCTCGGATGGGCCCACCGCGTATGACCCCCGCATCGCGGGCCGTGCCTGGAATGAGCTGACGACCTGGGAGACGCGACCGGAGCGGTCCAACGACAGCCTGTCCAGTGCGGGCGCCGTGGCCAGCGGGACGTGGCTGGAGCTGGACGTCACGGACCTGCGCCCCTCCGCCTATTCCTTCCTGGACGTCCACCTGCGCGCGGACAGCACGGATGGCGTGACGCTCGCGTCGAGCGAGCACCCCGATCCGGCGTTGCGGCCCCAACTCCTGCTCACCCTCGAGTCCGCCGAGGACGATCCTCCGTATCCAGCGCGCCCGGTCGCCATCTCCGCGCCCCCCAGCACCTTCCCCTCCATCGCCGACACGTACGTCTCGGAGGATGCCCCGGGCTCATCCGAGGGCGGCTCCGCGACGGTCCTCCGGGTCGGAGGCGCGCCCCGTCGCGAGGCGCACGTGCGCTTCGAGGTCCAGGGCCTCACCGAAAACATCCAGCGCGCGGTGCTGCGCATGACGGTCGAGGATGCCACCCAGGGCGGCCCCTCCGTCTACGCGACCGAAGGGGCGTGGACCGAGGCCGGGACCACCTGGAACACGCGCCCGACGCGAGTGGGGCGGGCCCTGGACCGCGTCCCCTTCCTCATCGGGCTGGGATACGTGGACTACGACGTGACGGCCCAGGTGAAGGGCAACGGGCAGGTCACCTTTGGTCTGTATGGGGAGTCCGACGACGCCGTGGCCTTCTTCTCCCGGGAGGACTCCGCGGCCCTGTCTCCCCGGCTCCTGGTGTGGACGGGCGCACCCCGGAACCCGCCGGGCGACCCCTGCCTCACGCGTGAGGAGGTCCTCACCACCAGCTTCGTTCCCTCGCACGACACCTATGTCACCCAGCCCCATCCCACGACGACCTACCACCGCGAGGCCTCGCTGCGGGTGGACGATGCGCCCAGGGCGAATGCGTATCTCGACTTCGACGTGCAGCTCGGCTCGCGCCAGGTCCAGCGGGTGTTGCTCCAGCTCTACGCGCTCGATGCGGCCAACGACGGCCCCAAGCTGTATCGGGTGACGCCGTTCGCTCCGGCCACCACGGATTGGAACCATCGCCCGGACATCATCGGCAGCCATGTCGGTGACCTGGGCGCTGTGAAGCGGCATCAGTGGGTCGAGTACGACGTGACGGACGTGGTGACGACCTCCGGGCGGTATTCCTTCGGACTGCTCCAGGACTCGACGGACGGGCTGCGCTTCGCCTCCGTCGATGCCTCGACGAAGCGCCTGCTCGACGCCGCGCCGCGGCTGGTCATCATCTCGAAGAGCGAACCCTTCTGTTCGTACCGGGGCACGCTGCCCTCGGGGACCACGGCCTGGACGACCCAGGCGACGCGCTGGGAAGCGGAGCGCGTGCGTGACACGGCGCCAGCGCCGACAGGAGGCTTCGTCGTGCTCAGCGCGGTGGAGCAGCTGCCGGACAGCGACTACTGGCGGCCGCAGACGGACGTGGTGACGCTGCACCGCGCGGATGGGAGCGTGGCGTGGACGCGTGAGTTCGCGCAGCCGGACGTGGAGCTGCGCAGCGTGACGGTGACGGCGCTGGGGAACGTGCTCGTCGCGGGCGAGTACTCCGGCGCGCCGGACCTGGGCAAGGGCCCGCTTCCGCAAGGGCGAGGCATGTTCGTGATGAAGCTCACCCCGGCTGGCGCGGTGGATTGGACGCGGGGCTTCACCGCGTGGTTCGAGACCACCGAGGAGCGCCTGGACAACCCCATGAGCGTGTATGACCTGGCGACGGATGCCCACGGCAGTGCCGTGGTGACGGGGGCCTTCTGGGGCTACACGGACTTCGGCGCGGGGCCCGTGTACTCCGGGAAGCCCTATCCCTATGACGACGAGTACCCGAACTCCTTCGTCCTGAAGCTCCAGTGGGATGGGGTCTATCAGTGGGCCCGCGTGCTGGATGCGGACACGCTGCGCGGGACCCATGCGGGGAGCGTCGCGGTGGACTCGCAGGAGAACGTCACCGTCGGCGGCTGGGCGGGGCGTGGGACCGACTTTGGATCCGGGCCCATCGCCGAAGGCAGCGCATTCGTCGCGCGGTGGAGCCCGACGGGGGCCTTCCTCTGGGCCTGGACGATTCCCGTCCCCTATAGCGAGGTGTTCTCCGTGGGCGTATCGCCGGATGGCGGTGTGGTGTTCTCGGGCAACTTCGACGGTCGCTTCACCTTCGCTGGGCAGCCCCACGCCAGCCGCGAGCCGGATGACTATTACGATGGCAACCGCGCCGCGATGCTGGGGCGGCTGGGGCCCCAGGGGCAGGAGCTGGTGCTACGTCACTTCGCCGAGGAGAACCGCTACGGCAACCTGGCCTTCGACGACCTGGCTGTCGACGCGTCGGGGAGCGTCATCACCGCCCAGTCGGGGTGGGGAGGCATCCTGGGGCTCGGCGCGGTCGGCCTGCCCGAGTCCGTCGCGCCCTCGCGGCCGACCGTGGCGGGCTTCTCCGTGAACCTGGAGCCGCGCTGGGTGCGCGTGCTCGCGCCCCTCCAGACGCACCTTCGCTACGGCTACGCGCCGCCGCTCTTCCTCACACCGCTCATGGATGGCGTCCTCCTGAGTGGAGACCTGGGCGTGGCCTTCGAAATGGACGGCACCTGGTACACGCCGACGAATCTCCGCATGGATCCGCTACACCTCAAGCTGAGGCCATGA